Proteins from one Pseudomonas grandcourensis genomic window:
- a CDS encoding cache domain-containing protein: MQLKHKIVALGILPLVLAIAVICALVISLNRQLGDQQAQLIEDSILASKRAELKNYVEMAKSLIEPLYDDGHGDAHAQQQVLEELRKLSFGINGYFFVYDHEGRSLMHARQSELVGQYLWDMKDPHGLPVIQALLKSAQSGEGFQRYAWNKPSSGQVTDKLAYVVMLDRWGWMLGTGIYLEDVERATQQARAEVAMGIRKTMMAIAVVALVAVLFVFATGMTLNVSEHRLADKKLQRLTQRIVSLQEEERSRVSRELHDGISQVLVSIKFQFELACHLLERGQAHDKGLSTLKDATERLGDAIGEVRSLSHDLRSSLLDTLGLPAAIGQLAAEFEQRSGLTVTYDENEFDCQLVDGAAVSLFRIVQEGLTNIERHAQAKNVSITLRGCNESVRLTVVDDGIGFNVAQVERRQAGIGLRNIRERVEHFGGRFDLISMPGRSELDVRLPMKPGAKLQE, translated from the coding sequence ATGCAGCTCAAACACAAAATCGTCGCCCTCGGGATCCTGCCGCTGGTGCTGGCCATTGCCGTCATCTGCGCGCTGGTGATTTCCCTCAACCGCCAATTGGGCGATCAACAGGCGCAACTGATCGAAGACAGCATTCTGGCGAGCAAGCGCGCGGAGCTGAAGAACTATGTGGAAATGGCGAAAAGCCTGATCGAGCCCCTGTACGACGACGGCCACGGCGATGCCCACGCCCAGCAACAAGTGCTGGAAGAACTGCGCAAGCTCAGCTTCGGCATCAACGGCTACTTCTTCGTCTACGACCACGAAGGCCGCAGCCTGATGCATGCGCGCCAGTCAGAACTGGTGGGCCAATACCTGTGGGACATGAAAGACCCCCACGGCCTGCCGGTGATCCAGGCGCTGCTCAAAAGCGCGCAATCGGGCGAAGGTTTTCAACGCTACGCCTGGAACAAACCCTCCTCCGGCCAGGTGACCGACAAGCTCGCCTACGTGGTGATGCTCGATCGCTGGGGCTGGATGCTCGGCACCGGTATCTACCTCGAAGACGTCGAACGCGCCACCCAGCAGGCTCGCGCCGAAGTGGCCATGGGCATCCGCAAGACCATGATGGCGATTGCAGTGGTTGCCCTGGTCGCGGTGCTGTTCGTGTTCGCCACCGGCATGACCCTCAACGTCAGCGAACATCGGCTGGCGGACAAGAAACTGCAGCGCCTGACCCAGCGCATCGTCAGCCTGCAGGAAGAGGAACGATCCCGGGTGTCCCGCGAGTTGCACGACGGCATCAGCCAGGTGCTGGTCTCGATCAAGTTCCAGTTCGAACTGGCCTGCCATCTGCTGGAACGCGGACAAGCCCACGACAAGGGCTTGAGCACCCTGAAGGACGCCACCGAACGTCTGGGCGATGCCATCGGCGAAGTCCGCAGCCTCTCCCACGACCTGCGCTCATCCTTGCTCGACACCCTCGGCCTGCCGGCGGCCATCGGCCAACTGGCTGCCGAATTCGAGCAGCGCAGCGGGCTGACCGTGACCTATGACGAAAATGAGTTCGACTGCCAACTGGTCGACGGCGCGGCGGTTTCGCTGTTCCGCATCGTCCAGGAAGGCCTGACCAATATCGAACGCCATGCGCAGGCGAAGAACGTGTCCATTACACTGCGTGGCTGCAACGAGTCCGTGCGGCTGACGGTGGTCGATGACGGAATCGGTTTCAATGTCGCCCAGGTCGAACGTCGTCAGGCCGGAATTGGTTTGCGTAACATCCGCGAACGCGTCGAACATTTTGGCGGGCGCTTCGATCTGATCTCGATGCCGGGCAGAAGTGAGCTGGACGTACGGCTGCCGATGAAACCTGGCGCAAAACTACAAGAGTGA
- a CDS encoding acyl-CoA dehydrogenase family protein — translation MLRSAVAQQDPVSAPVVPMVESQLFQQVLDEVRQRREEFDAGSHVPRDMIERFKQVGIFRAATPKCFGGDALAPSLFLQMVERISEADGSAGWVASFGSAGVYLAALPRETLAELYAESPDLVFAGGLFPLQPAEAVEGGYQVNGTWKFASGCKGADLLGVGIGAAGGKPRTAVFRPEQVDIVENWEVVGLKGTGSHDLRVSDKRVDERWTFIRGGAATIDEPLFRYPSIAYAAQVLAVVNLGLARAALDEISRMAGGSGITGAPKLSDRAYVRIEIAKAEAKLSAARGFFYSATEQVWNSILAGNPVTPEQTSLLRLSAIHVSQAGAEVVQSAYSLAGTTAIYLRHPLQRYLRDSMVVTQHAFLSEGLYDGAGSVFLGVPPFPGYI, via the coding sequence ATGCTGCGTTCAGCTGTCGCGCAACAAGACCCTGTGTCCGCCCCGGTCGTGCCAATGGTCGAGAGTCAGCTATTTCAGCAAGTGCTGGATGAGGTTCGCCAGCGTCGCGAAGAATTCGACGCCGGCTCCCACGTGCCTCGGGACATGATCGAGCGCTTCAAGCAGGTGGGCATTTTTCGCGCCGCCACGCCGAAATGCTTCGGCGGCGATGCGCTGGCACCGTCGCTGTTCCTGCAAATGGTCGAGCGCATCTCCGAAGCCGACGGCTCGGCGGGCTGGGTGGCCAGCTTCGGCAGCGCCGGTGTCTACCTGGCAGCCTTGCCGCGCGAAACCCTGGCTGAGCTCTACGCCGAAAGCCCTGACCTGGTGTTCGCCGGCGGCCTGTTCCCCTTGCAACCGGCCGAGGCCGTGGAAGGCGGCTATCAGGTCAACGGCACCTGGAAATTCGCCAGCGGTTGCAAAGGCGCAGACCTGTTGGGCGTTGGCATCGGCGCCGCCGGCGGCAAGCCGCGCACCGCTGTATTTCGCCCAGAGCAGGTAGACATCGTCGAGAACTGGGAAGTGGTCGGCCTCAAAGGCACCGGCAGCCATGACCTGCGAGTGAGTGATAAACGCGTTGACGAGCGCTGGACGTTCATCCGTGGCGGTGCCGCGACCATCGACGAGCCGCTGTTCCGCTACCCGTCGATCGCCTACGCCGCGCAAGTGCTGGCAGTGGTCAACCTCGGCCTGGCCCGTGCAGCCCTTGACGAAATCAGCCGCATGGCTGGCGGCAGCGGCATCACCGGCGCGCCGAAATTGTCCGACCGCGCCTACGTGCGCATCGAGATCGCCAAGGCTGAAGCCAAGCTCAGCGCCGCGCGCGGTTTCTTCTACAGCGCCACTGAGCAGGTGTGGAACTCGATCCTGGCCGGCAACCCGGTCACGCCGGAGCAGACCAGCCTGCTGCGCCTGTCGGCGATTCATGTGTCCCAGGCCGGTGCCGAGGTGGTGCAGAGCGCCTACAGCCTGGCCGGCACCACCGCCATTTACCTGCGCCATCCGCTGCAACGCTACCTGCGCGACTCGATGGTGGTGACCCAGCACGCCTTCCTCAGCGAAGGCCTGTACGACGGCGCCGGCTCGGTGTTCCTCGGCGTCCCGCCGTTCCCGGGCTACATCTGA
- the mauD gene encoding methylamine dehydrogenase accessory protein MauD codes for MEGLIVSNVLLWVLLVAVAFVVMGLVRQIGVLHGRLAPAGALMVDKGVAVNEPAPQVTASDRHGRPVNFGYAGEKSQLLFFLSPTCPICKSLLPAIKSIAKEQAGNLDVVFVSDGDMDAQQALIREHKLEDATYVVGPEVGMTYQIGKLPYAALIDKAGTLRAKGLVNSREHLDSLFEVEHLKHATLQQYLNAQPHTHDHDHDHSHGHSH; via the coding sequence ATGGAAGGCTTGATTGTTTCCAACGTTCTGCTCTGGGTGCTGCTGGTAGCCGTGGCGTTTGTCGTCATGGGCCTGGTGCGGCAGATTGGCGTGCTGCACGGTCGCCTGGCGCCGGCCGGCGCGTTGATGGTGGACAAAGGCGTGGCGGTCAATGAACCCGCGCCGCAAGTCACCGCCTCCGACCGTCACGGTCGCCCAGTGAACTTCGGTTATGCCGGCGAGAAATCGCAACTGCTGTTCTTCCTCTCGCCGACCTGCCCGATCTGCAAGTCGCTGCTGCCGGCGATCAAATCCATCGCCAAGGAACAGGCCGGTAACCTCGACGTGGTGTTCGTCAGCGACGGCGACATGGACGCCCAGCAAGCACTGATCCGCGAACACAAACTCGAAGACGCCACCTACGTGGTCGGCCCGGAAGTGGGCATGACCTACCAGATCGGCAAACTGCCCTACGCCGCCCTGATCGACAAGGCCGGTACCCTGCGCGCCAAAGGCCTGGTCAACTCCCGCGAGCACCTGGACAGCCTGTTCGAAGTCGAGCATTTGAAGCACGCCACGCTGCAGCAGTACCTCAATGCCCAACCGCACACCCACGATCACGACCACGACCACAGCCACGGCCATAGCCACTGA
- a CDS encoding amidase has translation MSTFISEFLLGGNGKRVAIKDSIDIAGHPTCSGSRAFADAPAATKNAEVVDAILDAGWQIVGKTNLHELAFGVTGINDWTGTPINPQAPDRVPGGSSSGSASAVAAGLADIAIGTDTGGSVRVPAACCGIAGLKPTYGRVSRVGAHPLESSLDCVGPFAKSMDDLIAAMQVICPGFTAQGLPGDGARVGFLEVACDAHLQASLGAAADRAGWRRSNLHLSEFEAAFAAGLTVINFENWAAFGHLTGKGLIGADVETRLLAASRTTRQDLAEAEAVRTAFTQQVDAALEDFAVLLLPTLPSLPPTLSEARAGSKAVAGMTPLVRPFNLSGHPALTVPVELDCGGLKVGLQIVGRKGQDELVCAFGAQLQQSMAGTRG, from the coding sequence ATGAGTACGTTCATCAGCGAATTCCTCCTCGGCGGCAACGGCAAGCGCGTCGCCATCAAGGACTCCATCGACATCGCCGGCCATCCGACCTGCTCGGGCAGCCGCGCGTTTGCCGATGCTCCGGCGGCGACGAAAAACGCCGAAGTGGTCGACGCAATCCTCGACGCCGGCTGGCAGATCGTCGGCAAGACCAACCTGCATGAACTGGCGTTCGGCGTGACCGGCATCAATGACTGGACCGGCACACCGATCAATCCGCAAGCGCCGGACCGTGTTCCTGGCGGCTCGTCCAGCGGTTCGGCTTCGGCGGTTGCCGCCGGTTTGGCGGACATCGCCATCGGCACCGATACCGGTGGTTCGGTGCGGGTGCCGGCAGCCTGCTGCGGGATTGCCGGGCTCAAGCCGACTTATGGTCGCGTCAGCCGTGTCGGCGCCCATCCGCTGGAATCCAGCCTCGATTGCGTCGGGCCGTTCGCCAAAAGCATGGACGACCTGATCGCCGCGATGCAGGTGATCTGCCCGGGCTTTACCGCTCAAGGCCTGCCAGGTGACGGCGCCAGGGTCGGCTTTCTCGAGGTGGCCTGCGATGCGCATCTGCAAGCAAGTCTCGGAGCTGCCGCCGACCGCGCTGGCTGGCGTCGCAGCAACCTGCACCTGAGCGAGTTCGAAGCAGCGTTCGCGGCCGGCCTGACCGTGATCAATTTCGAAAACTGGGCGGCGTTCGGCCATCTGACCGGCAAGGGCCTGATCGGCGCCGATGTGGAAACACGTCTGCTGGCGGCCAGCCGCACCACGCGCCAAGACTTGGCCGAGGCCGAAGCCGTGCGCACAGCCTTCACCCAACAAGTGGACGCGGCGCTGGAAGACTTTGCCGTACTGCTGCTGCCGACGCTGCCGAGCCTGCCGCCGACCCTCAGCGAAGCCCGCGCCGGTAGCAAAGCCGTGGCCGGCATGACCCCGCTGGTACGGCCTTTCAACCTCAGCGGCCACCCGGCCCTGACGGTGCCGGTGGAACTCGACTGCGGCGGGCTGAAGGTCGGCCTGCAAATCGTTGGCCGTAAAGGTCAGGACGAACTGGTCTGCGCCTTCGGTGCGCAGTTGCAACAGAGCATGGCCGGTACACGCGGCTAA
- a CDS encoding nuclear transport factor 2 family protein, whose amino-acid sequence MNEALLQRLATLEGDLAKLEGESAVRRLMARYMDLCDVPRAAVHLSQLAQLFTEDAIWEGLGTQTAQTFGQHQGREAVAAFVGGYLPPSDHFKLNLHYLTSESIVVDGKAAQGQWIMQQISTYADGRNELFGTRLNIDFRCVDGVWLIAHFRTQRLFNTELFTLGAGA is encoded by the coding sequence ATGAATGAGGCCTTGCTGCAGCGTTTGGCGACGCTCGAAGGGGATCTGGCGAAGCTCGAAGGGGAAAGCGCAGTGCGTCGCCTGATGGCGCGCTACATGGACCTGTGCGACGTGCCGCGGGCGGCGGTTCATCTGAGCCAGTTGGCGCAGTTGTTCACCGAGGATGCGATCTGGGAAGGCCTCGGCACCCAGACCGCACAAACCTTCGGCCAGCACCAGGGGCGTGAGGCGGTGGCGGCGTTTGTCGGCGGTTATCTGCCGCCGTCCGACCACTTCAAGCTGAACCTGCATTACCTCACCAGCGAGTCGATTGTGGTCGACGGCAAGGCAGCGCAGGGGCAGTGGATCATGCAGCAGATCTCGACTTACGCCGATGGCCGCAACGAGCTGTTCGGCACTCGGCTGAACATCGATTTTCGTTGCGTCGACGGCGTCTGGCTGATCGCGCATTTCCGTACGCAACGGCTGTTCAATACGGAGCTCTTCACCTTGGGAGCGGGCGCATGA
- a CDS encoding MauE/DoxX family redox-associated membrane protein, with the protein MHTDPIFIIASAVAIAVLLASAATHKLRAPARFARQLADYQLLPEALVRPMARLVPLLELAIAFALLVPVCRGYAALSAASLLALYAAAIGINLWRGRADIDCGCAGPDQAQPLRPVLLLRNSALVTLALVASVAPVVRDLNLFDGFVTLAAAAVALLIYAAADGLLANSPLLLKLIGR; encoded by the coding sequence ATGCACACAGATCCGATCTTCATCATTGCCAGCGCCGTCGCCATCGCGGTGTTGCTGGCCAGCGCCGCGACCCACAAGTTGCGCGCGCCGGCCCGTTTCGCCCGGCAACTGGCGGACTATCAACTGCTGCCAGAGGCGCTGGTACGCCCGATGGCACGGTTGGTGCCGTTGCTGGAACTGGCCATCGCCTTTGCCTTGCTGGTGCCGGTTTGCCGTGGTTACGCCGCGTTGAGCGCCGCCAGCCTGTTGGCACTGTACGCCGCCGCCATCGGCATCAACCTGTGGCGCGGTCGCGCGGACATCGACTGCGGTTGCGCCGGCCCCGACCAGGCACAGCCGCTGCGCCCGGTGCTGCTGCTGCGCAACAGCGCACTGGTGACTCTGGCGCTGGTGGCCAGCGTGGCGCCGGTTGTCCGCGACCTCAACCTGTTCGATGGCTTCGTGACCCTGGCCGCCGCCGCAGTCGCGCTGCTCATCTACGCCGCGGCCGATGGCTTGCTGGCGAACTCCCCTCTTCTGCTCAAATTGATTGGTAGGTAA
- a CDS encoding response regulator transcription factor, whose translation MNLPSPIRVALVDDHSLVRDGIKALLAVMSPLEMVGEAENGAEAIEMVGRCQPDLLLVDISLPDMNGLELTRVLRSQYPLLKVLVLSMYDNYEYVSESVRSGASGYVLKNAPSREIIAAIEAISSGGTFYSAEIAQRLIADRNTDNELTPRESQVLSKMAQGLNNKEMARELDISVRTVETHRLSIRRKLNIDKPAALVKYALDHGLISR comes from the coding sequence ATGAACCTGCCCTCTCCGATCCGCGTCGCCTTGGTCGACGATCACTCCCTGGTCCGCGACGGCATCAAGGCGCTGCTGGCCGTGATGTCGCCCCTGGAAATGGTCGGCGAAGCGGAAAACGGCGCCGAGGCCATCGAAATGGTCGGACGCTGCCAGCCCGACCTGCTGCTGGTCGACATCAGCCTGCCGGACATGAACGGCCTGGAACTGACCCGCGTGCTGCGCAGCCAGTACCCGTTGCTCAAGGTGCTGGTGCTGAGCATGTACGACAACTACGAATACGTCAGTGAATCGGTGCGCTCCGGCGCCAGCGGCTACGTGCTGAAGAACGCCCCGTCACGGGAAATCATCGCTGCCATCGAAGCCATCAGCAGCGGCGGAACCTTCTACAGCGCGGAAATCGCCCAACGGCTGATCGCCGACAGGAACACCGACAACGAACTGACCCCGAGGGAAAGCCAGGTCTTGTCGAAAATGGCGCAAGGCTTGAACAACAAGGAAATGGCCCGGGAACTGGACATCAGCGTGCGCACGGTGGAGACACACCGCTTGAGCATCCGGCGCAAGCTCAACATCGACAAGCCGGCGGCGTTGGTCAAGTACGCCCTTGATCATGGGCTCATCTCCCGCTAA
- a CDS encoding ATP-binding protein: protein MYQPKPNDFYALIEAMPLCIILHDAHTKEILWANAAALAALGFTLEELTPLKAPDMTRDAPKYRRSVGLRWLEGAARTGQRAIEWCYRSKQGVEILSEAVATLVHLDGRDVLMVQFRDISKEDKVKRDLKRFESRLTAFMQDLAEGVAVLGPGGDIRFISDSGAHLLNSEVHKLMGKNFLAWCDDASGQRLLQQLAHKTPEHAPFNVHYKVQRRDGEWRWHDATCRYIEIEDDLVGHLLLFRDVTEQVQAEEARRVSEQKLEYLARYNAMGEMAVAIAHELSQPLAATRNFIEGAVIRLGNAGETDQGVAWGLQSAVRQIEHASVIIKSVRDYVVKLEQTEELVDLNELLRETRYFISLRADPSLVRVEIVTAPEPLRVSCEKVLIGQVILNLAFNAIEEMADLPTERRLLRIHASRENDVALVRIEDCGRGIQAQAQEKLFDGFFSSKVSGNGIGLALCKNIIGRHRGDIWAQNLEPCGAVFTFSLPLA from the coding sequence ATGTACCAGCCAAAACCGAACGACTTTTATGCGCTGATCGAAGCCATGCCGCTGTGCATCATTCTTCATGACGCGCACACCAAGGAAATTCTCTGGGCCAACGCCGCTGCCCTGGCGGCGCTGGGCTTTACCCTGGAAGAACTGACGCCGCTCAAGGCCCCGGACATGACCCGCGACGCACCGAAGTACCGGCGCTCGGTGGGATTGCGCTGGCTGGAAGGCGCAGCCCGCACCGGGCAACGGGCCATCGAGTGGTGCTATCGCTCCAAGCAAGGGGTGGAGATTCTTTCCGAGGCGGTGGCGACCCTGGTGCACCTGGACGGTCGCGATGTGCTGATGGTGCAGTTCCGCGACATTTCCAAGGAGGACAAGGTCAAGCGCGACCTCAAACGTTTCGAAAGTCGACTCACGGCGTTCATGCAGGACCTGGCCGAAGGCGTGGCCGTACTCGGGCCAGGGGGCGATATCCGCTTTATCAGCGACTCCGGCGCGCACCTGCTCAACAGCGAAGTGCACAAGCTGATGGGCAAGAACTTCCTGGCCTGGTGCGACGACGCATCCGGTCAGCGCCTGTTGCAACAGCTTGCCCATAAGACGCCGGAGCACGCGCCGTTCAACGTGCATTACAAGGTGCAGCGGCGTGACGGCGAGTGGCGCTGGCATGACGCAACCTGCCGCTACATCGAGATCGAGGACGATCTGGTCGGCCACCTGCTGCTGTTCCGCGACGTCACCGAGCAAGTACAGGCCGAAGAGGCGCGGCGGGTCAGCGAGCAGAAACTCGAGTACCTGGCGCGCTACAACGCCATGGGTGAAATGGCCGTAGCCATCGCTCATGAACTGAGCCAACCCTTGGCGGCGACCCGCAACTTTATTGAAGGCGCGGTGATTCGCCTGGGCAACGCCGGCGAAACCGATCAAGGCGTCGCCTGGGGCTTACAGAGCGCCGTGCGGCAGATCGAGCACGCCTCGGTGATCATCAAGAGCGTGCGCGATTACGTGGTCAAGCTGGAGCAGACCGAAGAGCTGGTCGACCTTAATGAGCTGCTGCGCGAAACCCGCTACTTCATCAGCCTGCGGGCCGATCCGAGCCTGGTGCGCGTGGAAATCGTCACTGCGCCCGAACCGCTGCGGGTGAGTTGCGAGAAGGTGCTGATCGGCCAGGTGATCCTCAACCTGGCCTTCAACGCCATCGAGGAAATGGCCGATCTGCCCACTGAACGTCGGTTGCTGCGCATCCATGCCAGCCGCGAGAACGACGTGGCCCTGGTGCGCATCGAAGACTGCGGGCGCGGCATCCAGGCCCAGGCGCAGGAGAAGCTGTTCGACGGCTTTTTCTCATCCAAGGTCAGCGGCAACGGCATCGGCCTGGCGCTGTGCAAGAACATCATCGGCCGCCACCGTGGCGATATCTGGGCGCAAAACCTGGAGCCGTGCGGCGCGGTGTTTACCTTCTCCCTGCCCCTCGCCTGA
- a CDS encoding methylamine dehydrogenase light chain, whose translation MKLLDLLFERSSRRVADTTSRRKLLSRMGSLMVAGAALPLLLPLDRTSKALAAEPAQAGDPGDPNSCDYWRYCSIDGFLCSCCGGSVTSCPPGTEASQVTWIGTCRNPADGKDYIISYNDCCGKQSCAQCACTRNDSEEPAYRPFNNNDVNWCLAAKSHIYHCTVSVIRGVAV comes from the coding sequence ATGAAACTGCTGGATCTGTTGTTTGAGCGTTCGTCCCGCCGTGTCGCCGACACCACTTCGCGCCGTAAATTGCTGTCGCGCATGGGTTCGTTGATGGTGGCCGGTGCCGCCCTGCCCCTGCTGTTGCCGCTGGACCGCACCAGCAAGGCCCTGGCCGCGGAACCTGCGCAGGCTGGCGACCCGGGTGATCCGAACAGCTGCGACTACTGGCGCTACTGCTCCATCGACGGCTTTCTGTGCAGCTGCTGCGGCGGGTCGGTGACGTCCTGCCCTCCGGGCACCGAAGCCTCGCAAGTGACCTGGATCGGCACCTGCCGCAACCCGGCCGATGGCAAGGACTACATCATTTCCTATAACGACTGCTGCGGTAAGCAAAGCTGCGCCCAGTGCGCCTGCACCCGTAACGACAGTGAAGAACCGGCCTACCGCCCGTTCAACAACAACGATGTGAACTGGTGCCTGGCCGCCAAATCGCACATCTACCACTGCACCGTTTCGGTCATCCGCGGCGTCGCCGTTTAA
- a CDS encoding amine dehydrogenase large subunit translates to MRTNRISVQSALGLSLLVLGLNSARADLPAGTIGQTVLAFPPEAHRAFVIDVEFDSFVAGRVTVVDPDQKRILGMVPTGFAAPSTLSHDKKTLYSADIWYSRGTRGTRTDVLTAWDSSTLSPTWEVLIPNKRAESLTQRYSLKPSGDDKFVYVYNFTPSTSVTVVDTQAKAVATEIAIPGCVLNYPVGNRRFASLCGDGSLQVVTLNDQGQETARSRTPFFDPNAEKLVERAVNVGDTYYFTTTTGTVRPVDFAGDAPKVLPSWSLVSDEEKKAGWAPGGWQLMAVAPKLDRLYVLMHDAHEAMKWEDPSPLIWAFDLKTHKKVATLEASAPVWSMQATGDDKPLLLGADVEGGLQIFDLKTNKLTGSMPKVAKTATQVLSY, encoded by the coding sequence ATGCGAACAAACAGGATCTCCGTACAGTCAGCGCTAGGCCTGAGCCTGCTTGTACTCGGTTTGAACAGTGCCCGCGCGGACTTGCCCGCCGGTACGATTGGCCAGACCGTTCTGGCGTTTCCACCCGAAGCTCACCGCGCGTTCGTGATCGACGTCGAGTTCGACAGCTTCGTGGCGGGCCGCGTGACCGTGGTCGACCCGGACCAGAAGCGCATCCTCGGCATGGTGCCGACCGGTTTTGCTGCGCCGTCGACCCTCAGTCACGACAAGAAGACCCTCTACAGTGCAGACATCTGGTATTCGCGCGGTACCCGTGGCACCCGCACCGACGTGCTCACCGCGTGGGACAGTTCGACCCTGTCGCCAACCTGGGAAGTGCTGATTCCGAACAAGCGCGCCGAATCGCTGACCCAGCGTTACTCGCTCAAGCCGAGCGGCGACGACAAGTTCGTCTACGTCTACAACTTCACCCCGTCGACGTCGGTGACCGTGGTCGATACCCAGGCCAAGGCCGTTGCCACGGAAATCGCCATCCCCGGTTGCGTGCTCAACTACCCGGTCGGCAACCGCCGCTTCGCCTCGCTGTGCGGCGACGGCAGCCTGCAGGTGGTGACCCTTAACGATCAGGGCCAGGAAACCGCGCGCAGCCGCACGCCGTTCTTTGATCCGAACGCGGAAAAACTGGTAGAGCGCGCCGTCAACGTCGGCGATACCTACTACTTCACCACCACGACCGGCACCGTACGCCCGGTGGATTTCGCCGGTGATGCGCCGAAGGTCCTGCCGTCCTGGTCGCTGGTTTCCGACGAGGAAAAGAAAGCCGGTTGGGCGCCGGGTGGCTGGCAGTTGATGGCCGTGGCACCGAAGCTGGACCGCCTGTACGTGCTGATGCACGACGCCCACGAAGCCATGAAGTGGGAAGACCCGAGCCCGCTGATCTGGGCGTTTGACCTCAAGACCCACAAGAAGGTGGCGACCCTGGAAGCCTCGGCTCCGGTGTGGAGCATGCAGGCCACCGGCGACGACAAGCCGCTGTTGCTCGGCGCCGACGTGGAAGGCGGTTTGCAGATTTTCGATCTGAAGACCAACAAGCTCACCGGCAGCATGCCGAAAGTCGCCAAGACCGCGACTCAGGTCCTGAGCTACTAA
- a CDS encoding DUF4287 domain-containing protein, with amino-acid sequence MTEETKTKGPASYFPSIEKKYGQPISHWLDLLKTVSDKKHMELVAWLKTEHGMGHGHANALVAYHLAATKSA; translated from the coding sequence GTGACCGAAGAGACAAAAACCAAAGGACCGGCTTCGTATTTCCCGTCCATTGAAAAAAAGTATGGGCAGCCGATCAGCCATTGGCTGGACCTGCTCAAGACCGTCAGCGACAAGAAACACATGGAACTGGTGGCCTGGCTCAAAACCGAACACGGCATGGGTCATGGTCACGCCAATGCGCTGGTTGCCTATCATCTGGCAGCCACTAAAAGCGCCTAG
- a CDS encoding class I SAM-dependent methyltransferase, with the protein MSAPESTLLDSWHHNARAWIDAIRSGSIESRQKVTDQAILLAVLGRQPERVLDMGCGEGWLLRALADRGIEAVGVDGDVTLVEAARAAGPAPVHLASYEQLAEAKVDIGRDYNLICANFALLHQDIIPLLAAMNTLLAPGGALVIQTLHPWAAAAGDYQDGWREETFAGFKGQWQPMPWYLRTLSSWFNALDMAGFMLAGLQEPQHPQSPVPQSLLLVAVPRR; encoded by the coding sequence ATGTCAGCCCCCGAATCCACCCTCCTCGACAGCTGGCACCACAACGCCCGGGCCTGGATCGACGCCATCCGCAGCGGCTCCATCGAAAGCCGCCAAAAGGTCACCGACCAGGCCATCCTGCTGGCCGTGCTGGGTCGCCAGCCCGAGCGTGTGCTCGACATGGGTTGCGGTGAAGGCTGGTTGTTGCGTGCGCTGGCAGACCGGGGTATCGAGGCGGTCGGCGTAGATGGCGACGTGACGCTGGTGGAGGCGGCGCGGGCGGCGGGCCCCGCGCCGGTGCATTTGGCGAGCTATGAACAACTGGCTGAAGCGAAAGTCGACATCGGCCGCGACTACAACCTGATCTGCGCCAACTTCGCCCTGCTGCACCAGGACATCATCCCCCTGCTCGCCGCCATGAACACCCTGCTCGCCCCTGGCGGCGCGCTGGTGATCCAGACGCTGCACCCCTGGGCGGCTGCGGCGGGCGATTATCAGGATGGCTGGCGGGAAGAGACCTTCGCCGGCTTCAAGGGGCAGTGGCAGCCCATGCCGTGGTATTTGCGCACTCTGTCCAGCTGGTTCAATGCGCTGGACATGGCGGGTTTTATGCTGGCCGGCCTGCAGGAGCCACAGCACCCGCAAAGCCCCGTACCACAGTCATTGCTGTTGGTGGCCGTGCCGCGACGCTGA
- a CDS encoding cytochrome C, translated as MRKLLLLGLVCALGAPLAHARAIPDPNQHHAPGNESLQTPIAQAGYSVGVNYQLQCAGCHLGDGTGSAANDTPRMKGFVGNFLKVPGGREFLVRVPGMSQSALNNAQLADLLNWLMRKDGMAGNSLPADYQPYTAEEVTALRAKTMLNLPGTRSELIKAMRAQGIAIDDGMND; from the coding sequence ATGCGCAAGTTGCTACTCCTCGGTCTCGTTTGCGCCCTTGGCGCCCCGCTCGCCCATGCCCGGGCCATTCCCGACCCGAACCAGCATCACGCGCCGGGCAATGAATCGCTGCAAACCCCGATTGCCCAGGCCGGTTACAGCGTCGGCGTGAACTACCAGCTGCAATGCGCCGGTTGCCACCTGGGCGATGGCACGGGTTCCGCCGCCAACGACACGCCACGGATGAAAGGCTTTGTCGGCAATTTCCTGAAAGTCCCCGGTGGCCGCGAATTCCTCGTGCGGGTGCCGGGCATGTCGCAGTCGGCGTTGAACAACGCGCAACTGGCGGACTTGCTCAACTGGTTGATGCGCAAAGACGGCATGGCGGGCAACAGCCTGCCCGCCGACTATCAGCCCTACACCGCCGAAGAAGTCACGGCGTTGCGCGCCAAGACCATGCTCAACCTGCCCGGCACCCGTAGCGAGTTGATCAAGGCCATGCGTGCCCAGGGCATCGCGATCGATGACGGGATGAATGACTGA